In one Candidatus Omnitrophota bacterium genomic region, the following are encoded:
- the mnmA gene encoding tRNA 2-thiouridine(34) synthase MnmA: MKISKDTRIAVAMSGGVDSSLAAALLKKEGYNVIGLTFRMWPKEECGSSAGRACCNLEAVTRARAVAEDLDIPYYVFDFSEEFKREVIDYFCGEYLKGLTPNPCVVCNEKIKFSLLLEKAKSLGCEYIATGHYANISKSKKTGRFLLKEGKDKSKDQSYFLFSLKQEQLKHILFPLGAITKARTRFLAKGFKLKTHNTVSSQDICFIQDLNYADYIMKKTGIKIKPGDIVDLNGNILGRHKGIPFYTIGQRRGLGVAYSEPLYVTGIDMKMNRIVVGTKNDMLKTGLAADRLNWIAVEGINKPFKTLARIRYNAKKAKAVVSKSAGGAVKVEFDDPQSAPTPGQAVVFYDKDVVVGGGWIKESN; encoded by the coding sequence ATGAAGATTTCGAAAGATACAAGGATAGCCGTCGCCATGTCAGGCGGAGTGGATTCGTCGCTAGCGGCCGCTTTATTGAAAAAAGAAGGCTATAACGTGATCGGCCTGACATTCAGGATGTGGCCGAAAGAGGAGTGCGGTTCAAGCGCAGGGAGGGCATGCTGCAACCTGGAGGCTGTGACAAGGGCGAGGGCAGTCGCTGAGGACCTAGACATTCCATATTATGTCTTCGATTTTAGCGAAGAGTTCAAGCGGGAAGTGATCGATTATTTTTGCGGGGAATATTTGAAGGGGCTCACGCCGAACCCGTGCGTCGTATGCAACGAAAAGATAAAGTTCTCGCTCCTGCTTGAAAAAGCGAAGTCGCTCGGTTGCGAATATATAGCTACCGGCCATTACGCGAATATATCGAAAAGCAAGAAGACCGGGAGGTTCCTGCTCAAAGAAGGCAAGGACAAGTCGAAAGACCAGTCGTACTTTCTCTTCAGCCTTAAACAGGAACAATTGAAGCATATACTGTTTCCATTGGGAGCTATAACGAAGGCAAGAACGCGGTTTTTGGCAAAGGGATTCAAGTTGAAAACTCACAACACCGTGTCCAGCCAGGATATCTGTTTTATTCAGGACCTTAATTACGCTGACTATATAATGAAAAAAACAGGAATAAAGATAAAGCCTGGAGATATAGTCGATTTAAACGGCAATATCTTGGGGCGGCATAAGGGTATACCCTTCTATACGATAGGACAGCGGAGGGGCTTAGGCGTGGCATATAGTGAGCCGCTTTACGTAACAGGAATAGACATGAAAATGAACCGGATAGTTGTAGGGACAAAGAATGATATGTTGAAGACCGGGTTGGCAGCCGACAGATTAAACTGGATAGCGGTGGAGGGTATCAATAAGCCGTTTAAGACGCTGGCGAGGATACGATATAACGCGAAAAAGGCAAAGGCTGTCGTATCTAAGTCAGCCGGCGGCGCGGTAAAGGTAGAATTCGACGACCCGCAGAGCGCTCCTACGCCGGGCCAGGCGGTCGTGTTTTACGATAAAGATGTTGTTGTGGGCGGAGGTTGGATAAAGGAAAGTAATTAA
- the larE gene encoding ATP-dependent sacrificial sulfur transferase LarE encodes MNKLARLHKMLRQLRRVVIAYSGGLDSTFLLKAAVDTLGLDNVLAVTAKSETYPDTEYKEAKRIAKSIGARHLTIHTDELGIANFKRNPVNRCYYCKKELFKRLDAIRKKYGMKYVLDGTNYDDLKDIRYGRKAAKELGVRSPLLESGMTKSDIRKFSRRLKLPTWDKPSFACLASRFPFHSDITRKDLVRLDRAEEYLRRLGIKQIRVRMHGDMTRLEVCVGDLTRAVKMRKTIVRKLKDLGFKYVSLDLQGYRTGSMHEGT; translated from the coding sequence ATGAATAAGCTGGCTCGACTGCATAAGATGTTGCGGCAGTTGAGGCGGGTTGTTATCGCCTATTCCGGCGGGCTCGACAGCACGTTCCTGCTTAAAGCGGCCGTAGACACGCTTGGGCTGGACAATGTGCTTGCCGTAACCGCTAAGTCCGAGACATATCCTGACACTGAATATAAAGAGGCTAAACGTATAGCAAAGTCGATAGGCGCGCGCCACCTGACGATACATACAGACGAGCTCGGAATAGCGAATTTCAAACGCAATCCAGTCAATCGCTGTTATTATTGCAAGAAAGAACTTTTTAAGAGACTCGACGCCATAAGAAAGAAATATGGGATGAAATATGTTCTTGACGGCACAAATTACGACGACCTGAAAGACATCCGCTACGGCAGGAAAGCCGCAAAAGAGCTGGGCGTACGAAGCCCACTGCTGGAATCCGGGATGACCAAATCTGATATTCGGAAATTTTCAAGGAGGCTCAAGCTCCCGACATGGGATAAACCGTCCTTTGCCTGTCTTGCCTCGCGATTCCCGTTCCACAGCGACATTACGCGAAAAGACCTGGTCAGGCTTGACAGGGCAGAGGAATATTTGAGACGACTGGGCATAAAGCAGATACGGGTGCGGATGCACGGCGATATGACGAGACTTGAGGTATGTGTGGGCGATCTCACAAGAGCTGTGAAAATGAGAAAGACAATAGTACGCAAATTGAAGGATCTAGGGTTTAAATATGTATCGCTGGACCTTCAGGGTTACCGCACCGGAAGCATGCATGAGGGAACCTAA
- the tilS gene encoding tRNA lysidine(34) synthetase TilS produces the protein MKRDRQNLTERVLKTVRNYGMIKPGSIVLAAVSGGPDSVFLLHTLNALKRKLKLKELIVCNLDHGLRGAESAEDSLFVGRLAKELGLKIIYKNIDLLKERSKELSPEEMAREARYNFFRDAAKETKADIIATGHTLDDQAETILMRIIKGSSLKGIVGISPVREERSLSFVRPLIELEKEEIIRYLDGDGIPYRIDSSNLSSKYFRNLVRKEVIPFLERYNPRLKRVLFNLAEHLREDFEFIAGEKAKSRSGISARPDGSVEICLKDIVVQPKALQKEVLRDLLEKAGGSVKKLSFRHWKEMEGLIRDRHKGNSVDLPGGVRIMRTDKALVLGRPSLCSGWGQCEIDSVRDLGT, from the coding sequence GTGAAGAGAGATAGACAGAATTTGACAGAGAGGGTGCTTAAGACCGTGCGCAATTACGGTATGATCAAACCGGGCAGTATTGTGCTCGCCGCAGTGTCCGGCGGCCCCGATTCGGTATTCCTGCTCCATACACTAAACGCCCTAAAACGCAAACTTAAGTTAAAAGAACTGATCGTGTGCAACCTGGATCACGGGTTGAGGGGCGCGGAATCGGCCGAGGATTCTCTTTTTGTCGGACGGCTGGCGAAAGAATTGGGGTTGAAGATAATATATAAAAATATTGACCTGCTTAAAGAAAGATCGAAAGAGCTTTCTCCCGAAGAGATGGCCCGCGAGGCGCGATATAATTTCTTCAGGGACGCGGCTAAAGAGACAAAAGCCGACATTATCGCAACCGGCCATACTCTCGACGACCAGGCTGAGACGATACTTATGCGCATCATAAAAGGCTCCTCTCTTAAAGGGATCGTCGGCATTTCGCCCGTAAGGGAAGAGCGCAGTTTATCATTCGTGAGGCCGCTCATCGAGCTTGAGAAAGAAGAGATCATACGATATCTCGATGGCGACGGCATTCCTTACCGCATAGACAGCTCGAATCTGAGCTCTAAATATTTCAGGAACCTGGTAAGAAAAGAAGTTATTCCGTTCCTGGAACGGTATAATCCCCGATTGAAACGCGTATTGTTCAACCTCGCCGAGCACCTTAGGGAAGATTTTGAGTTTATTGCGGGCGAAAAGGCCAAAAGTAGAAGCGGTATATCCGCGCGTCCTGACGGATCGGTCGAGATATGTCTTAAGGACATAGTGGTTCAGCCAAAGGCGCTGCAGAAGGAAGTGCTGAGGGATCTTCTGGAGAAAGCGGGCGGGTCTGTTAAGAAACTTTCGTTCAGGCATTGGAAAGAGATGGAGGGGCTCATCAGAGACAGGCATAAAGGTAATTCTGTCGACCTCCCGGGCGGCGTGCGTATCATGCGGACCGACAAGGCGCTTGTCCTCGGTCGTCCCTCGCTTTGTTCGGGATGGGGCCAGTGTGAAATCGATAGCGTCAGAGACCTCGGCACTTAG
- the ftsH gene encoding ATP-dependent zinc metalloprotease FtsH, whose translation MANKNTKNPLKPQKGGSNFIIWLFVFLGLFWLLNNINQGMEKPVQDVAYANFFDILKDNQASQKIKSCTKTENILRGEFSNGTKFAVNIPENDQDLMRLLRENVKNFDIRPPKTLWVNLFYSLGPMFLFILFLWLFAYRSPGGGGGKIWSFGKSRVTLASDQNNKKTFEDVAGVDEAKEELKEVIEFLKDPKKFQRLGGKIPKGVLLMGPPGTGKTLLAKAVAGEASVPFLSISGSDFVEMFVGVGASRVRDLFDQAKKSAKQSGRGAIIFIDEIDAVGRQRFAGIGGGHDEREQTLNALLVEMDGFNTQEGVILIAATNRPDVLDPALLRPGRFDRQIVIDRPDIVGREAILKVHTRNIKLDKKAELNSLARQTSGFSGADLANLVNEAALLAARRNKETVTMVELQESIDRVMAGPERKSKVISKPEKKIISYHESGHALLALVIPGADPLHKVSILPRGMALGYTIRMPLEDRYIVTKEELLNRITGILGGRASEDLIFSELSTGAQNDLEVSTAIARKMVTRFGMSEKLGHLTFGHREEQVFLGRDLIDERNYSDQTALVIDQEIRKIIDDCYTRAKDELSKHKDKLKTLAEKLLEKEVMEVEEIRVLLGYKKDEKPDPSSSVNPPSQNKTA comes from the coding sequence ATGGCAAATAAAAACACAAAGAATCCGTTGAAACCGCAAAAGGGCGGCAGCAATTTCATAATATGGCTTTTCGTCTTTCTAGGCCTTTTCTGGCTGCTTAATAACATCAATCAGGGCATGGAGAAGCCGGTCCAGGATGTCGCCTATGCCAATTTCTTTGATATCTTGAAGGACAACCAGGCCAGCCAGAAGATAAAATCCTGCACTAAGACTGAAAACATTCTTAGGGGCGAGTTCTCGAATGGGACGAAGTTTGCCGTAAATATACCCGAGAACGACCAGGACCTGATGAGACTCCTGCGCGAGAACGTCAAGAATTTTGACATAAGGCCGCCGAAGACTCTCTGGGTTAACCTCTTTTATTCGCTCGGACCTATGTTCCTATTCATACTGTTCCTGTGGCTGTTCGCCTACAGGTCGCCGGGCGGAGGCGGGGGGAAGATATGGTCTTTCGGAAAGTCCAGAGTGACTCTTGCGTCCGACCAGAATAACAAGAAAACTTTCGAGGACGTCGCGGGCGTTGACGAGGCGAAGGAAGAGTTGAAAGAGGTAATAGAATTCTTGAAAGATCCAAAAAAGTTTCAGAGGCTCGGCGGAAAGATACCTAAAGGAGTCCTTTTAATGGGGCCTCCGGGAACAGGCAAGACCCTTTTGGCCAAAGCGGTCGCCGGCGAGGCGAGCGTGCCGTTCCTGTCGATATCGGGCTCTGATTTCGTGGAGATGTTCGTCGGCGTCGGCGCATCCCGCGTGCGTGACTTGTTCGACCAGGCGAAGAAATCGGCGAAGCAATCCGGACGCGGCGCCATCATATTCATAGATGAGATCGACGCTGTCGGCAGGCAGAGGTTCGCCGGCATAGGCGGCGGACATGACGAACGGGAGCAGACCCTGAACGCGCTTCTCGTCGAGATGGACGGATTCAATACTCAGGAAGGCGTCATATTGATAGCGGCGACTAACAGGCCCGACGTGCTCGATCCGGCGCTCCTCAGGCCCGGAAGGTTCGACCGCCAGATAGTGATCGACAGGCCGGACATTGTCGGACGCGAGGCGATACTTAAAGTCCATACGCGGAACATTAAACTCGATAAGAAGGCGGAGCTTAACTCGCTTGCGCGCCAGACCTCCGGTTTTTCGGGGGCTGACCTCGCCAACCTGGTAAATGAGGCGGCACTCCTGGCGGCAAGACGCAACAAAGAGACCGTAACGATGGTCGAGCTTCAGGAATCCATAGACAGAGTTATGGCCGGCCCGGAAAGAAAATCTAAGGTCATATCAAAGCCGGAAAAGAAGATAATCTCGTATCATGAATCAGGCCACGCTCTGCTGGCGCTCGTGATCCCGGGAGCGGATCCGCTTCATAAAGTATCCATATTGCCGCGCGGGATGGCGCTCGGTTACACTATAAGGATGCCTCTCGAGGACAGGTATATAGTCACCAAGGAAGAGCTCTTGAACAGGATAACCGGCATACTGGGAGGCAGAGCAAGCGAGGATCTGATCTTCAGCGAGCTGTCGACAGGCGCCCAGAACGACCTCGAGGTATCTACCGCGATCGCGAGAAAAATGGTCACGAGGTTCGGTATGAGCGAAAAATTGGGCCACCTGACATTCGGCCACAGAGAAGAGCAGGTCTTCCTGGGCCGCGACCTGATAGATGAACGCAATTACAGCGACCAGACAGCGCTCGTTATAGATCAGGAGATCAGGAAGATAATCGATGACTGTTATACCAGGGCAAAGGACGAGTTGAGCAAGCATAAAGACAAGCTTAAGACCCTTGCCGAAAAACTCCTGGAAAAAGAGGTAATGGAAGTAGAAGAGATAAGGGTCCTTCTGGGATATAAAAAGGATGAAAAACCTGATCCGAGTAGCTCCGTTAACCCGCCCAGCCAAAACAAGACAGCCTGA
- the folP gene encoding dihydropteroate synthase yields MKNLIRVAPLTRPAKTRQPDIDIEIGRFRLAFSVRTYVMGILNVTPDSFSDGGKFFDKDKAVKHAMDMAREGADIIDVGGESARPGSTEISVEEELDRVMPVVEAMAGKAGVPVSIDTRKGKVAEAALRAGAKIVNDISGFKYDPYLAAVTARYDAAVILMHMRGTPLDMQKAPRYKNVMKEVAGELQRSIKIAVDAGVKKEKVIIDPGIGFSKTAEHNLVILNRLDEIKALGYPVCVGTSRKSFIGKVLGIEGTNNRLAGTLATCVMAIMKGANILRVHDVREVVAVSRMTDSVLRERAF; encoded by the coding sequence ATGAAAAACCTGATCCGAGTAGCTCCGTTAACCCGCCCAGCCAAAACAAGACAGCCTGATATCGATATAGAGATCGGCAGGTTTCGTCTCGCCTTCAGCGTCAGGACATACGTTATGGGGATCCTGAACGTAACTCCCGATTCCTTTTCCGACGGAGGAAAGTTCTTCGACAAGGATAAGGCCGTGAAGCATGCCATGGATATGGCGCGCGAAGGAGCGGACATTATAGACGTCGGAGGGGAGTCTGCAAGGCCCGGCTCAACCGAGATCAGCGTTGAAGAAGAGCTCGATCGCGTCATGCCGGTCGTGGAGGCCATGGCAGGGAAAGCGGGCGTCCCTGTGTCGATAGATACACGAAAAGGGAAAGTGGCTGAGGCCGCATTGAGGGCCGGCGCGAAAATAGTGAATGACATTTCGGGATTCAAGTATGATCCGTATCTGGCTGCCGTTACCGCGCGATATGACGCAGCTGTCATATTGATGCACATGCGCGGGACGCCTCTAGATATGCAGAAGGCGCCGCGCTACAAGAATGTGATGAAAGAGGTTGCCGGGGAATTGCAGCGATCTATCAAGATCGCCGTCGATGCGGGTGTGAAAAAGGAGAAGGTGATCATAGATCCCGGTATAGGTTTTTCAAAGACTGCCGAACACAATCTCGTCATCCTCAACAGGCTTGATGAGATCAAGGCTCTGGGCTATCCGGTCTGCGTCGGGACTTCGAGAAAGTCATTCATAGGAAAGGTCCTGGGCATCGAGGGTACGAATAACAGGCTGGCAGGTACGCTGGCTACATGTGTAATGGCGATCATGAAGGGCGCCAATATTTTAAGGGTCCATGATGTCAGGGAGGTTGTTGCGGTAAGTCGTATGACCGACAGCGTATTACGGGAAAGGGCCTTTTGA
- the cdaA gene encoding diadenylate cyclase CdaA encodes MSYISNWKIILELALLWYVIYMVLLFVKGTRSEHLLKGLLIIALIFTITQQLKLDTINWVLTRLVPISVIGLVVIFQPELRRGLARLGQLGVPQENVEAIDEIARASSDLSKRKIGALMVIDRGSELKSYVESGTQLDSKVSDYLLVSIFTHQSPLHDGAVIIQQGRLTAAGCVLPLPQDDKDIPRSLGMRHRAAVGISEETDALCVVVSEETGAISVASGGNLTYDIGEDNLSKVLKSILYKPSDQKTPFSHIWSKKRKAT; translated from the coding sequence ATGTCATATATTTCGAACTGGAAGATAATCCTGGAACTGGCGCTTCTATGGTATGTGATATATATGGTACTCCTATTTGTGAAAGGCACGCGTTCGGAGCATCTCCTTAAGGGCCTCCTCATCATAGCATTGATATTCACCATTACCCAGCAACTGAAGCTGGACACCATAAATTGGGTGCTCACAAGGCTCGTTCCGATATCTGTAATCGGGCTCGTTGTAATATTCCAGCCGGAGCTTCGTCGGGGCCTCGCGAGGCTGGGACAGCTTGGCGTCCCGCAGGAGAACGTCGAGGCGATCGACGAGATAGCGAGGGCGTCCTCGGATCTCAGCAAGAGGAAGATAGGCGCTCTTATGGTCATAGACAGAGGGAGCGAGCTGAAAAGCTATGTCGAGAGCGGCACGCAGCTTGACAGCAAGGTCAGCGATTATCTCCTGGTTTCGATATTCACGCATCAATCGCCGCTCCATGACGGCGCTGTCATAATCCAACAGGGACGGTTGACGGCCGCGGGATGCGTATTGCCGCTGCCACAGGACGACAAGGATATCCCGCGCTCTCTCGGTATGCGGCACCGCGCGGCAGTGGGTATAAGCGAAGAGACCGACGCGCTCTGCGTAGTGGTGAGCGAAGAGACGGGTGCGATCTCGGTTGCCAGCGGAGGCAACCTGACATACGATATCGGGGAAGATAACCTATCTAAAGTGCTTAAGAGCATACTATATAAGCCGTCGGACCAGAAGACGCCGTTTTCGCATATCTGGTCCAAAAAGAGGAAGGCAACTTGA
- a CDS encoding YbbR-like domain-containing protein, whose amino-acid sequence MRIPEFIKSFFTKNIGLKVTALLLTLVLWFYVVGELNKGSEEEKHFLNKILPSGDVAAKQLSIQPVFIGKPRPGYAIDISSVMVEPDYCIVIGTKELLGKIRVAYTMPIDIAGASRSLIRPVALSPIAPGVYMEETFVQVTVPIEKIRQ is encoded by the coding sequence TTGAGGATCCCGGAGTTCATTAAAAGTTTTTTTACTAAAAATATAGGACTTAAGGTAACGGCGTTGCTGCTGACATTGGTCCTATGGTTCTACGTCGTCGGAGAGCTTAATAAGGGCAGCGAGGAAGAGAAGCATTTCCTGAATAAGATACTTCCGTCGGGAGACGTTGCGGCTAAACAGCTTTCCATACAACCAGTATTCATAGGCAAGCCTCGGCCCGGTTATGCGATAGACATATCGTCAGTGATGGTCGAGCCTGATTACTGTATCGTCATAGGGACAAAGGAACTGCTGGGCAAGATACGGGTAGCGTACACTATGCCGATAGACATTGCCGGCGCATCCAGGTCGCTGATCCGGCCCGTGGCGCTTAGCCCGATCGCGCCCGGTGTTTATATGGAAGAGACGTTCGTGCAGGTCACTGTGCCGATCGAAAAGATCAGGCAATAG
- a CDS encoding pyridoxine 5'-phosphate synthase: MVKLGVNIDHVATLREARKTYMPDPVEAARICLKAGCDSIVCHLREDRRHIKDADVLRLRKIRGMRLNLEMSAVKDIVDFACKVKPDQATLVPERRQEVTTEGGLDVKKNYNKIKSVVSRLKRAGIEVSLFINPSKQQVDASADSGAAIIEFHTGEYANAASKAARRRQLGILKDETAYALSKGLEVNAGHGLNYDNTADVAAIKGMNELNIGHSIICRAVFVGMERAVEEMLEIIR; the protein is encoded by the coding sequence ATGGTTAAACTCGGCGTCAATATAGACCACGTTGCCACTTTGAGAGAGGCGAGAAAGACCTATATGCCGGATCCGGTAGAAGCGGCCCGGATATGCTTAAAAGCAGGCTGCGATTCGATTGTATGCCATTTGCGGGAAGACAGAAGGCATATAAAGGATGCGGATGTGTTGCGGCTGAGAAAGATCCGGGGCATGAGGCTTAATCTCGAGATGTCGGCGGTGAAAGATATAGTAGATTTCGCGTGTAAGGTGAAGCCTGACCAGGCTACGCTTGTGCCTGAGCGAAGACAGGAGGTCACGACCGAAGGCGGCCTTGATGTAAAAAAGAATTATAATAAAATAAAATCTGTCGTATCGAGGCTGAAGCGTGCCGGCATTGAGGTCAGCCTATTCATCAATCCGTCGAAACAACAGGTGGATGCGTCGGCTGATTCCGGCGCTGCGATCATAGAGTTCCATACGGGCGAATATGCCAACGCCGCTTCGAAAGCGGCACGAAGGCGCCAACTAGGTATCCTGAAAGATGAAACCGCATACGCTTTGTCGAAGGGTCTCGAAGTTAATGCCGGACATGGATTGAATTACGATAATACGGCTGATGTCGCGGCGATCAAAGGCATGAATGAATTGAATATCGGCCACTCTATTATTTGCAGGGCCGTCTTTGTAGGGATGGAAAGGGCGGTCGAAGAGATGCTGGAGATTATAAGATGA
- the acpS gene encoding holo-ACP synthase: MIFGAGVDIVEVFRMRDAINKWEHSFLSKIFTEKEIGYSISRRFSYQHFAARFAAKEAVIKAFGEPRKFPIKWTDVEVLNDKEGKPMIEFRGDALKLKKRKKIDRIIVSMSHSKNYAIANVILMKKG; the protein is encoded by the coding sequence ATGATATTCGGCGCCGGTGTCGACATAGTCGAGGTATTCAGGATGAGAGACGCTATAAATAAGTGGGAGCACAGCTTCCTGTCGAAGATATTTACCGAGAAAGAGATCGGTTACTCGATATCACGGAGGTTCTCTTACCAGCACTTTGCCGCCAGGTTCGCGGCAAAAGAGGCGGTTATCAAGGCGTTCGGCGAGCCCCGCAAATTTCCCATCAAATGGACGGACGTCGAGGTATTGAACGATAAAGAGGGTAAGCCCATGATAGAATTCCGCGGCGACGCGCTTAAGCTGAAAAAGAGGAAGAAGATCGACCGGATAATCGTCAGCATGTCCCATTCCAAGAATTACGCGATAGCGAACGTTATATTGATGAAGAAAGGTTAG
- a CDS encoding NAD(P)H-hydrate dehydratase: protein MQQIKDALTKFPKRATDAHKGDFGHVLVMAGSCGYTGAAYLASQASALSGSGLVTLAIAKSLYGVLASKLTEVMVRPFIETKDGSLSLLAEKDLVGFAHKCNSIAIGPGLSQNKETQRLVRNLLEKLDKPVVLDADGINAFVGCLDALKNSKRPLVMTPHPGELARLIGKEAEEIQKDRKNIALSFANEYNTVLVLKGHNTVIAEPGGEYYVNETGNVGMASGGTGDVLTGIIASFIGQGLDPFTAAVLGVYFHGLAGDEAAKEKGQLSLLATDILNKLPEVLTVLG, encoded by the coding sequence ATGCAGCAGATAAAAGACGCGCTGACGAAGTTCCCTAAAAGGGCGACGGATGCGCATAAGGGTGACTTCGGCCACGTCCTTGTCATGGCGGGATCGTGCGGATATACCGGTGCTGCGTATCTCGCGAGCCAGGCCTCAGCGCTTTCGGGCAGCGGACTCGTGACCCTTGCGATAGCGAAAAGCCTGTACGGTGTGCTAGCGTCAAAATTGACGGAGGTAATGGTCCGTCCGTTCATCGAGACTAAAGACGGTTCCCTAAGTCTCCTGGCCGAAAAAGACCTTGTCGGCTTTGCGCATAAATGTAATTCTATCGCGATCGGCCCTGGACTGTCGCAGAATAAGGAGACGCAGCGGCTTGTAAGGAATCTACTGGAAAAACTCGACAAGCCGGTTGTACTTGACGCGGACGGTATTAACGCATTTGTAGGATGCCTGGATGCCCTGAAAAATTCGAAGCGACCGCTTGTAATGACACCTCATCCGGGAGAGTTGGCGAGGCTGATAGGGAAAGAGGCGGAAGAGATTCAGAAGGATAGAAAAAATATTGCTTTAAGCTTTGCTAATGAGTATAATACGGTCTTAGTTTTAAAGGGGCACAACACTGTCATTGCAGAACCGGGCGGCGAATATTATGTGAATGAGACCGGCAACGTTGGGATGGCTTCCGGCGGCACAGGCGATGTGTTGACAGGAATAATAGCTAGCTTCATAGGACAGGGGCTAGATCCTTTTACAGCCGCTGTGTTGGGCGTATATTTTCACGGCCTGGCCGGCGATGAGGCGGCTAAAGAGAAGGGCCAACTCAGCCTGCTCGCTACGGATATATTAAATAAGTTGCCGGAAGTTTTGACGGTGCTGGGGTAG
- a CDS encoding nucleotidyltransferase domain-containing protein produces MIPLKSTITKKILNYFFVNPQESLYVNELSRKLFLDKRNLVKKIKELEAEGILVHETRGNLKLYAINASYPLYKEFRKIIMTTVGVEEQLRHLLKGVTGVKEAYIYGSYAKNAMDTHSDIDVLIVGSVGVVTVQKHISKLQREIDREISVTVMTKKDFTRRVKAKDPFISGVLKQKHIKII; encoded by the coding sequence ATGATCCCGCTTAAATCGACAATAACTAAAAAGATACTAAATTACTTTTTTGTCAATCCACAAGAAAGCTTATATGTAAATGAGCTGTCCCGGAAGCTATTTCTGGATAAAAGGAACCTGGTAAAAAAGATCAAGGAGCTAGAGGCTGAAGGGATATTGGTTCATGAGACGAGAGGCAACCTTAAGTTATATGCTATAAATGCTAGCTATCCTTTATATAAAGAATTTCGTAAAATTATCATGACAACGGTAGGAGTCGAGGAACAACTGAGGCATCTTTTAAAAGGAGTTACTGGAGTTAAAGAAGCGTATATTTATGGCTCATATGCGAAAAATGCTATGGATACTCATAGCGATATCGACGTTCTTATTGTAGGTAGTGTAGGTGTTGTAACCGTACAAAAGCACATAAGCAAGCTACAGAGAGAAATAGATAGGGAGATAAGCGTTACTGTTATGACCAAAAAGGACTTTACCCGGCGCGTAAAGGCAAAAGATCCCTTTATTAGTGGTGTGCTCAAACAAAAGCACATAAAGATAATATGA
- a CDS encoding BrnT family toxin produces the protein MLEEHNSFVWDPRKERINVIKHRIDFTTAAYAFDDPKRKIFADLWHSEHEQRYFCIGRINNKIVTVRFTRRGNKIRIIGAGYWRKGRKYYEKA, from the coding sequence ATGCTCGAAGAACATAACAGTTTTGTGTGGGATCCGAGGAAAGAAAGAATAAATGTAATAAAGCACCGGATCGATTTTACTACGGCAGCCTATGCATTCGACGATCCTAAAAGAAAGATATTTGCCGACCTTTGGCATAGTGAGCACGAACAAAGATATTTTTGTATAGGAAGGATAAATAATAAGATAGTAACCGTGCGCTTTACTCGTAGGGGTAACAAGATTAGGATAATTGGCGCGGGTTACTGGAGAAAGGGGAGAAAATACTATGAAAAAGCATAA
- a CDS encoding CopG family transcriptional regulator, translating into MKKHKIDYDMPIGELKRIDDFLPPPKDLAMPEHTVMVTLRLSEKSVEFFKDQAKKYHTKYQKMLRFLVDKYAEKYS; encoded by the coding sequence ATGAAAAAGCATAAAATCGATTACGATATGCCTATAGGTGAACTAAAAAGAATAGACGACTTTTTACCGCCTCCCAAGGACCTGGCTATGCCGGAACATACCGTTATGGTTACTTTGAGGCTTAGCGAGAAGAGTGTTGAATTCTTCAAAGATCAGGCTAAAAAGTATCATACCAAGTACCAGAAGATGCTTAGATTTTTGGTGGATAAGTACGCGGAGAAGTATTCATAA